The Allorhizobium ampelinum S4 genome has a segment encoding these proteins:
- a CDS encoding substrate-binding domain-containing protein, with amino-acid sequence MTRTFTRRTINAALAVTALTGLSLTAGIANAAQKTFALVQINQQALFFNQINQGAQKAADAAGAKLVIFNANNDPAAQNSAIETYIQQKVDGIAVVAIDVNGIMPAVKQAADAGIPVVAIDSILPAGPQKAQIGVDNAKAGADIGKFFVDYVKKDMGGKAKLGVVGALNSFIQNIRQKGFEDTIKGVSGITSAGVVDGQNVQDNALAAAENLITGNPDMTAIYATGEPALLGAVAAVQSQSKQDSIKVFGWDLTAQAIAGIDAGYVAAVIQQDPAAMGEAAVKALKTISDGGKVEKTIAVPVTIVTKANVEPYRAVFK; translated from the coding sequence ATGACCCGGACTTTTACACGTAGAACCATCAATGCAGCCTTGGCTGTCACGGCCCTTACCGGTCTGAGCCTCACGGCAGGAATTGCCAATGCTGCGCAAAAAACCTTTGCGCTGGTGCAGATCAATCAACAGGCACTGTTTTTCAACCAGATCAATCAGGGTGCACAGAAGGCCGCTGATGCGGCGGGCGCAAAACTGGTAATCTTCAATGCCAACAATGACCCTGCGGCCCAAAACAGCGCCATCGAGACCTATATTCAGCAGAAGGTGGACGGCATTGCCGTTGTGGCCATCGACGTCAACGGCATTATGCCAGCGGTCAAACAGGCAGCGGATGCAGGCATTCCGGTGGTCGCCATCGATAGCATTCTGCCTGCTGGCCCCCAGAAGGCACAGATCGGCGTCGATAACGCCAAGGCGGGTGCCGATATTGGCAAATTCTTCGTCGATTACGTCAAGAAGGACATGGGCGGCAAAGCCAAGCTGGGCGTTGTGGGCGCGCTGAACTCCTTCATCCAGAATATCCGCCAGAAGGGCTTTGAAGACACCATCAAGGGCGTCTCCGGCATCACGTCGGCAGGTGTGGTTGATGGCCAGAACGTCCAAGACAATGCGCTGGCAGCGGCTGAAAACCTGATCACCGGCAATCCGGATATGACGGCAATCTATGCCACGGGCGAGCCAGCGCTGCTGGGTGCCGTTGCCGCCGTGCAAAGCCAGAGCAAGCAGGACAGTATCAAAGTGTTTGGCTGGGATCTGACCGCTCAGGCGATTGCCGGTATTGACGCCGGTTATGTTGCCGCGGTGATCCAGCAGGACCCGGCAGCCATGGGTGAAGCGGCTGTAAAAGCGCTGAAGACCATCTCGGACGGCGGCAAGGTTGAAAAGACCATTGCCGTGCCGGTCACCATCGTCACCAAGGCCAATGTTGAGCCTTACCGGGCCGTGTTCAAATGA
- a CDS encoding ATP-binding cassette domain-containing protein: MISGGQLPTAVPGAGGVDLPRQPGEGGAREPRISLRGIRKTFGSHQALRGVDLDLFPGECLGLVGDNAAGKSTLTKVISGTYIPDDGTITLDGEAVRFSGPAEARSRNIEMVFQDLSLCDHIDVVGNLFLGRELTKGPFLDRARMLVEARKMLDALEIRIPRLTAKVEKLSGGQRQAIAIARAASFNPKVLIMDEPTSALAVAEVEAVLALINRVKARGVSVVLITHRLQDLFRVCDRIAVMYEGTKVAERQIGSTNLEDLVKLIVGGERH, from the coding sequence ATGATTTCCGGTGGACAGCTCCCAACCGCTGTCCCTGGAGCCGGGGGAGTTGATCTCCCCCGGCAACCCGGAGAAGGCGGTGCGCGTGAACCCCGGATTTCGCTTCGTGGTATCCGCAAAACCTTTGGTTCGCATCAGGCGCTGCGTGGTGTTGATCTCGATCTGTTTCCCGGCGAATGCTTAGGCCTGGTCGGTGACAATGCGGCGGGGAAATCAACGCTCACCAAAGTGATCTCCGGCACCTACATCCCCGATGATGGCACCATCACGCTGGATGGCGAGGCGGTGCGGTTTTCCGGTCCCGCCGAGGCGCGCTCACGCAATATCGAAATGGTGTTTCAGGATTTGAGCCTGTGTGACCATATTGATGTGGTTGGCAATCTGTTTCTGGGCCGGGAATTGACCAAGGGTCCGTTTCTGGATCGCGCCCGGATGCTGGTGGAAGCCCGCAAGATGCTGGATGCGCTGGAAATCCGCATTCCGCGCCTCACCGCCAAGGTCGAGAAACTCTCGGGCGGCCAGCGGCAGGCGATTGCCATTGCCCGTGCGGCGTCGTTCAATCCCAAAGTGCTGATCATGGATGAGCCAACCTCGGCGCTGGCCGTGGCGGAAGTGGAAGCAGTGCTGGCACTGATCAACCGCGTCAAGGCCCGAGGCGTATCCGTGGTGTTGATCACCCATCGCTTGCAGGACCTGTTTCGCGTCTGCGACCGCATTGCTGTAATGTATGAGGGTACGAAAGTGGCCGAACGCCAGATTGGCAGCACCAACCTTGAAGATCTGGTGAAATTGATCGTCGGGGGGGAAAGACATTGA
- a CDS encoding ABC transporter permease, with the protein MTAYTERAKGSAFADFITENAQVLSIAIFFFACMVFFSVTTDTFLTLGNILNVVRQAAPILIVAVAMTLVIVTGGIDLSVGSLVALINATVAIVLATGLSWPLVVLLMLVLGGVIGLIQGWFIAYQGIPAFIVTLAGLSILRGVALYITQGYSIPINDVPGFFTLGRGEFLSLPVPALIAIAVTVFGFVLVSSTKYGRQVVAVGSNLEAARRVGMPAKWIVASVYLVSGVACALAGLLIAARLGSGSSNAAVGFELQVIAAVVLGGTSLTGGRGTMLGTLLGTMTIAVIGNGLILMHISPFFTQIVTGAIILVAIWLNTRIFSANFRFGAAKKG; encoded by the coding sequence TTGACCGCCTATACTGAACGCGCCAAAGGCTCTGCCTTCGCTGACTTTATCACCGAGAATGCCCAGGTTCTGTCGATTGCGATTTTCTTCTTTGCCTGCATGGTGTTCTTCTCCGTCACGACCGATACATTTCTCACGCTCGGCAATATTCTCAATGTGGTGCGACAAGCTGCCCCCATTCTGATTGTTGCCGTTGCCATGACACTGGTGATTGTTACCGGCGGTATTGATCTTTCCGTTGGCTCGCTGGTGGCGCTGATCAATGCAACGGTGGCGATTGTGCTGGCAACCGGCCTGTCATGGCCCTTGGTCGTGCTGCTCATGCTGGTTCTGGGCGGCGTGATTGGCCTGATCCAGGGTTGGTTCATTGCCTATCAGGGCATTCCGGCCTTTATCGTCACGCTGGCTGGCCTGTCGATCCTGCGCGGCGTGGCGCTCTACATCACCCAAGGCTATTCCATTCCGATCAACGACGTGCCGGGATTCTTCACGCTGGGTCGTGGCGAGTTCTTAAGTCTTCCGGTTCCGGCCCTGATAGCCATTGCCGTGACAGTCTTTGGGTTTGTGTTGGTCTCCTCCACCAAATATGGCCGTCAAGTGGTGGCCGTCGGCTCCAATCTGGAAGCGGCGCGCCGGGTAGGCATGCCAGCCAAGTGGATTGTCGCTTCAGTCTATCTGGTGTCCGGCGTGGCTTGCGCCCTTGCCGGATTGTTGATTGCCGCCCGGCTTGGCTCCGGCTCTTCCAACGCCGCCGTCGGCTTTGAATTGCAGGTGATTGCGGCCGTGGTTCTGGGTGGCACGTCGCTGACGGGCGGGCGCGGCACCATGCTGGGAACACTGCTGGGCACCATGACCATCGCGGTGATCGGCAACGGACTTATTCTCATGCATATCTCGCCGTTTTTCACGCAGATTGTCACGGGCGCGATCATTCTGGTGGCGATCTGGCTGAACACCCGGATCTTTTCCGCAAATTTCCGCTTTGGCGCAGCGAAGAAGGGGTGA
- a CDS encoding phosphotriesterase family protein: protein MTSELSEAHIRSGKVMTVAGPICVDEMGVTLMHEHILNDCRCWWHQPKTPERQYLAEGFVCMEILGELRQDPFVNKHNITLDDEPLAITELMDFAKAGGKTVVEPTCQGIGRNPLALRRIAKASGLNIVMGAGYYLASSHPAKVAEMTVEAIADEIVQEALVGVDGTDVKIGLIGEIGVSSDFTAEEEKSLRAAAQAQLRTGLPLMVHLPGWYRLGHKVLDIAAEEGADLRHTVLCHMNPSHDDLTYQGELASRGAFIEYDMIGMDFFYADQQVQCPSDEDAARAIVKLVEMGHLDRILLSHDVFLKMMLSRYGGNGYAYILRHFLPRLQRHGLGADALTTLMRGNPRSVFQAAA from the coding sequence ATGACCAGTGAACTCTCTGAGGCTCATATCCGCTCCGGCAAAGTGATGACGGTGGCCGGCCCCATCTGCGTGGACGAGATGGGCGTAACCTTGATGCACGAGCATATCCTCAACGATTGCCGTTGCTGGTGGCATCAGCCCAAGACGCCTGAGAGGCAATATCTGGCGGAAGGCTTTGTCTGCATGGAAATTCTGGGCGAATTGCGCCAGGACCCCTTCGTCAACAAGCACAATATCACCCTGGATGACGAGCCTTTGGCGATCACCGAGCTGATGGATTTTGCCAAAGCAGGTGGCAAGACTGTGGTGGAGCCAACCTGTCAAGGCATTGGCCGAAATCCTCTGGCGCTGCGCCGGATCGCAAAAGCCTCCGGGCTGAATATTGTGATGGGAGCTGGCTATTATCTGGCTTCATCCCACCCCGCCAAGGTGGCGGAGATGACGGTGGAGGCCATAGCCGATGAAATTGTGCAGGAAGCGCTGGTTGGTGTCGATGGCACCGATGTCAAAATCGGCCTGATTGGTGAAATTGGCGTATCGTCTGATTTCACCGCTGAGGAAGAAAAGTCACTGCGGGCCGCAGCCCAGGCGCAGCTACGCACCGGCCTGCCGCTGATGGTGCATCTGCCGGGCTGGTATCGGCTGGGTCACAAAGTGCTGGATATTGCCGCAGAAGAAGGGGCAGACCTGCGCCACACGGTGCTGTGCCACATGAACCCATCTCATGATGATCTCACCTATCAAGGCGAACTGGCCAGCCGGGGAGCCTTTATTGAATATGACATGATCGGCATGGATTTTTTCTACGCCGATCAGCAGGTGCAATGCCCCAGCGATGAGGATGCCGCCCGCGCCATCGTCAAGCTGGTGGAGATGGGCCATCTCGACCGCATCCTGCTCTCCCATGATGTGTTTTTGAAGATGATGCTCAGCCGCTACGGCGGCAATGGCTACGCCTATATTCTCCGGCATTTCTTGCCGCGCCTCCAGCGTCACGGCCTTGGTGCTGACGCTCTCACCACCCTCATGCGGGGCAATCCCCGTTCGGTCTTTCAGGCTGCCGCCTGA